In Desulfosudis oleivorans Hxd3, the DNA window CCGCAGGCGCATGCCCGTGCATGCTTAATCCGGTTTACCGGCCTGCCGAGACAGAGTGACCACACTTTTAGTTACTGCTGAATGTGTCGCCTCCGGTCTTTTTCGGAAACAGAAAGGAGGTGTATTCCACTTTGCTGAATCTTACTCAGAAACAAGCCCTGGTAGAGGAACTGCGCGGATCTTTTCAGAAGGCCGCCATTTTAATTCTAACGGATTACAAAGGCCTCACCGTGGAGCAGGTTAATGACCTGCGGCGTAAGCTCAAGGAGGTCGGTGTTGAATACCGGGTGGTGAAAAACACCCTGCTGCGCCGGGCCGTCCAGGAGACGGACATGGCCGCGGCTCAGGACCATTTTACGGGTCCCACGGCGGTCGCCCTGGGCTATGACGATCCGGTGGCGGTGGCCAAGGTGCTGTGCGAGTTTGCCAAGACCAACGACAAGCTGGCGGTCAAGGCCGGCGTCATGGCCGGCAAGCTGATGGACCGCGACAGGATTACCGCGCTTTCCAAGCTGCCGTCACGCGAAGAGCTGCTGGCCAAGCTGCTCGGAACGATGAACGCGGTGCCCACGTCTTTTGTCAGGGTGCTCAACGGTATTCCCGCCAAGCTTGTTTATGCGCTGGCCGCCATCAAGGAACAGAAAGAGGCCGCATAAACAGACCGGTGAAACACATTTTATCAATTTTTCTATATTATCAAGTTGGAGGAAGGATCAATGGCTGACATTACCAAGCAGGATGTAATCGATTTTATCGCAAATATGACCGTACTGGAGCTGTCGGAACTGATTACCGAACTGGAAGAGAAGTTCGGCGTTTCCGCGGCCGCGCCCGTTGCCATGATGGCCGGCGGCATGCCTGCCGGCGGCGATGCCGGAGCTGCTGAAGAAAAGACCGAGTTTGACGTGGTGCTGCTCACCTCCGGTGACAAGAAGATTCAGGTCATCAAGGAAGTCCGGGCCATCACCGGTCTGGGCCTCAAAGAGGCCAAGGCCCTGGTGGAAGAGGCCCCCAAGCCCGTCAAGGAAGGGGTTCCCAAGGACGAAGCGGAAAAACTCAAGGCCCAGCTGGAAGGCGCCGGCGCCCAGGTGGAGATCAAATAATCGGTGCTCATCGGCCGATGACGGTAAGGCGGCTCGACCCATTTTCGTATTTCATGACGAAAGTGGGTCGGCTGTCATGCCATGCAGGACAATTCTGGAGTTCGGAAAAGCATGATGCGAGGCATGCGGTGTGGTTGGGCCTCACCCCCGAACCCCGTAAAAAACATTTTTCGGAGATGCCATGTCAGGCGAATCTATGTTGAACAGGCGCATTAGAAAGCAATTCGGCAAGCTGGACAAGATCGTGGAAATTCCCGATCTGATCGGTATGCAGAAAGAGTCCTACGGACGATTCCTGCAGCAGGGGGTTCCGCCGGAAAAGCGTGAAAAGATCGGGTTGCAGGCGATCTTTCAGTCGGTATTTCCCATCAAGGATTTTACCAAAAGCGCCTCCCTCGAATTTGTCTCCTACTCCTTCGGCGGCGTTAAACATTCGGTGGCTGAATGCATTCAGCGGGGCATGACCTACGAGATTCCCGTGCGCATACGGGTCCGGCTGGTGGTCTATGACATGGATGAGACATCGGGGACATCCAGCATTCGGGACATCAAGGAACAGGAGATCTATTTCGGCGCCATTCCGCTGATGACGGACAACGGCACCTTTATCATCAACGGTACCGAGCGGGTGGTGGTGAGCCAGCTGCACCGGTCGTCGGGCATTTTCTTTGATCACGACCAGGGAAAGACCCACTCTTCCGGCAAGGTGGTCTACAGTTCCCGCATCATTCCGGTGCGGGGGTCCTGGATCGATATCGAGATCGACCCCAAGGACATCGTCCACATGCGCATCGACCGGCGGCGAAAGTTCCCGGGCACCATCCTGTTCAAGGCCCTGGGCTACACGGTAAAGGACATTCTTGATTATTTTTACACCAAGGAGCGCGTTTTTGTCCGCAAGAAGAAGGTGTTCAAAGCCTTCAGTGAAGATTCGCTGCGCGGCCAGCGGGCCACGGTCCGTATCAAGCATCCCGAAACCGGCGACCTGATCGTGGACAAGGGCCGGATCTTCAACAAGACCGTGTTGAAAAACATGAAGTCCGCGGGCATTGACATGGTGCCCATTCGCCCTGAAGACGTGGTGGGAGCCGTTCTGGCCGCGCCATTGGCCGATTCCTCTACCGGCGAAATGCTGGCCGATGCCGGTGATTTTATCAGCGAAGAGGTGTTTGAGCGCATCGGCGAGCTGGGTATTGAGGAACTCCAGATTCTGTTTATCGACGGCGCCGGCAGCACCGATTCCATTGTCAAAACCCTGCTGCTGGACAAGGTGAACACCAAGGAAGAGGCCCTGATCGATATCTACCGGCGTATTCGACCGGGCAACCCGGCCACGCCGGAAGTGGCCCAGGATTTTATTGATCATCTTTTTTTCAAGCCTGACTACTACGATCTTTCAGCCGTGGGCCGGCTGAAACTCAACCACCGGCTGGGCGCCAACGCGCCGGTGAGCCTGCGGACCCTGCGGCGGGAAGACCTGCTGCTGGCCGTAAAAACCCTGATTCACCTGAAAAACACCCAGGGGCCGGTGGACGACATCGACCATCTGGGCAACCGCCGGGTGCGGGCCGTGGGCGAGCTGCTGGAAAACCAGTACCGCATCGGCCTGGTGCGCATGGAGCGGGCCATCAAGGAGCGCATGAGCCTTCAGGAAGTGGACGCGCTCATGCCCCACGACCTGATCAATCCCAAGCCGGTCTCCGCGGTGGTGCGGGAATTCTTCGGTACCAGCCAGCTCTCCCAGTTCATGGACCAGACCAACCCGTTGTCCGAGACCACCCACAAGCGGCGGCTCTCCGCCCTGGGCCCCGGCGGCCTGACCCGGGAACGGGCCGGATTCGAGGTCCGGGACGTGCATCCCTCCCATTACGGCCGCATCTGTCCCATTGAAACGCCGGAAGGCCCCAACATCGGCCTGATCGTTTCGCTGAGCACCTATGCGCGTGTCAACGGCTATGGTTTTATCGAGACGCCGTACCGCGTGGTCAAAGACACCAAAGTTTCCAAAGAGATTAAAATGCTGCCCGCCTTTGAAGAAGGGGAGCATCCCATTGCCCAGGCCAACGCCCCCATCGGCAAGGACGGCCGGTATGTCAACCCGGTGGTCATTGCCCGGGTGGCCGGCGAGTTCAGCATGATCAAGGCCAGTGACGTGGAGCTCATGGATGTGTCGCCCAACCAGCTGGTCAGCGTCTCGGCCTCCCTGATCCCCTTTCTTGAAAACGACGACGCCAACCGGGCCCTGATGGGGTCCAACATGCAGCGACAGTCCGTGCCCCTGGCCAGGACCAGCGCGCCCCTGGTGGGCACGGGTGTGGAAAAGGTGGTGGCCCGGGATTCGGGTGTGGCCGTGGTGGCCCGCCGGCCCGGCGAGGTCGTTTACGTGGACTCCGGCCGCATCGTGGTCCGTCACGACACCGACGACAAGGACCCGGAAGCCAAACCGGTAACCGTCTACAACCTGTCCAAGTTCATTCGCTCCAACCAGAACACCTGTTTCAACCACCGGCCCATCGTCAAGAAGGGGCAGCGGGTGGCGCCCGGCGACGTGCTGGCTGACGGCCCGGCCACGGAAAAGGGCGAGCTGGCCCTGGGCAAGAACGTGACCGTGGCCTTCATGCCATGGGGCGGGTACAACTTTGAAGATTCCATCCTGGTGGGGGAAACCCTGGTGCGGGACGGCGTGTTTACCTCGATTCACATTGAAGAGTTCGAGGTGGTGGCCCGGGACACCAAGCTGGGCAAGGAAGAGATCACCTGCGACATTCCCAATGTGGGCGAAGAGAGCCTGGTGGACCTGGATGAGAGCGGCATCGTCCGCCTGGGCGCCGAGGTCAAGCCCGGCGATGTTCTGGTGGGCAAAATAACGCCCAAGGGCGAGACGCAGCTCTCCCCGGAAGAGAAACTGCTGCGCGCCATCTTCGGCGAAAAGGGCGGCAATGTGAAAGACACCTCCCTTCGGGTGCCCCCCGGCGTCAGCGGCACGGTCATCGATGCCAAGGTCTTCACCCGTCGGGGCGTGGAAAAGGACACCCGCACCCGCATGATCGAGGAAGAAGAGATCCGTGTGCTGGAGAAGAACCGGGACGACGAGATTGCGGTCATCGAAGAGGTGACCCGGGAACGGCTCAAGGCCCTGCTGACGGGACAGAAGTGTGATACGCCGGTCAAGAAGGGCAAAAAGACGATTCTTGCCAAGGGCGACAAGATCACGGCCGCCCTGTTTGACGAGGTCCCCACCTCCCAGTTTGAAAAGCTCGCCGTGACCTCCGACAGTGTCACGGAGCAGGCCCACCGGGTATTTGAGTGGTATCGGACCCAGGTTGATGCCTGCCGGGAAGAGTTCGAGGCCAGGATCAGCCGCTACGGTGCCGGCGAGGAGCTGCCCCCCGGCGTGATCAAGATGGTCAAGGTGTACGTGGCCATGAAACGGGTGCTCTCCACAGGTGACAAGATGGCCGGACGCCACGGCAATAAGGGCGTGGTGTCGCGTATTCTGCCCCAGGAAGACCTGCCCTACTTTGAAGACGGAACCACGGTGGACATGGTGTTAAACCCTCTGGGTGTGCCGTCCCGTATGAACGTTGGACAGATTCTGGAGATTCATCTGGGCCGGGCGGCCAGGGTCCTTGGCGATCAGATCAGCACGATGCTGGAAGAAAAGAAATACAAGGACTTAAAGAAAAAGCTGTCCGCCGTTTTCAATAAGGAGATACCGGCCGCCGAGATCGAGGCCATGAGTTCGGCCCGTCTCTGCGAGTTCGCGTCTGAATACAAAGACGGTGTTCACATGGAGACTCCGGTTTTTGACGGTGCCAAGGAGGCGGAGATCAAGGCCCTGCTCAAGGAGGGCGGCGCAGACGAGACCGGACAGGCGATCCTTTACGACGGCCGTACCGGCCAGCCTTTTGACGAGCGGATCACCGTGGGCACCATGTACATGCTCAAGCTCCACCATCTGGTGGACGACAAGCTGCACGCCCGGTCTATCGGCCCCTATTCACTGGTCACCCAGCAGCCCCTGGGCGGCAAGGCCCAGTTCGGCGGCCAGCGTCTGGGCGAAATGGAAGTGTGGGCCATGGAGGCCTATGGCGCGGCGTACGCGCTGCAGGAGTTCCTTACGGTCAAGTCCGACGACATCGCCGGCCGGACCCGCATGTACGAGAAGATCGTCAAGGGCCAGAACGTCCTGGACCCGGGGATTCCCGAGTCTTTCAAGGTTCTGACCAAGGAGATGAAGGCGCTTGGGCTGGATGTAACCCTTATTGAACAGCAAGATAAGGAGTAACGATTGGAAACTGTATACGATTTTTTTGCAAAACCGATAAACCCCCGGCGTTTTTCAGGTGTTAAAATCGCCCTGGCCTCGTCGGAGCAGATTCTGCAATGGTCCTTCGGCGAGATCACCAAGCCCGAAACCATCAACTATCGGACCTTTCGGCCCGAGCGGGACGGGCTCTTCTGCGCCAAGATTTTCGGCCCGACCAAGGACTTTGAGTGCAACTGTGGCAAGTATAAGCGCATGAAGCACCGGGGCGTCACCTGCGAAAAATGCGGGGTGGAGGTGATCCAGTCCAAGGTACGGCGGGAGCGCATGGCCCACATCAAGCTGGCGTCTCCGGTTTCTCACATATGGTTTCTCAAGAGTCTGCCCAGCAAGATCGGCAACGTGTTGGACCTGACCTTAAAAGAGCTGGAGCGGGTGCTCTATTTTGACAGCTATATCGTCATCGACCCCAAAAACACGGACCTCTCCCCCATGCAGCTGCTGTCCGAGGAGGCCTACCAGGAGGCCCGGGCCAAGTATGGTTCGGACTTTGAGGCCGCCATCGGCGCGGAAGCCATCAAGGCCCTGCTGGACAAGGTGGACCTGGAGGTGCTCAGCACGCAGCTGCGGGAAGACCTGAAAGCCACTTCGGTGGAGGCCAAGCGGAAAAAACTGGCCAAGCGGCTGCGGATCGTTGACGCGTTTGCCAAGTCCGGGGTCTCCCCCTCATGGATGATTATCGAGGTGGTGCCGGTGCTGCCGCCGGACCTGCGGCCCCTGGTGCCCCTGGAGGGCGGACGGTTTGCCACTTCGGACCTGAACGACCTCTACCGCCGCGTGATCAACCGGAACAACCGGCTCAAGCGACTCATGGAGCTCAAGGCCCCGGACATCATCATTCGAAACGAAAAGCGCATGCTGCAGGAAGCGGTGGATGTGCTGTTCGACAACGGCCGCCACGGCCGGGCCGTCACCGGCAGCAACAAGCGGCCCTTAAAGTCGCTCACCGATACCCTGAAAGGCAAGCAGGGCCGGTTCCGGCAGAACCTGCTGGGCAAGCGGGTTGACTATTCCGGACGTACGGTCATTACCATCGGCCCCAACCTGCGGTTGCACCAGTGCGGCCTTCCCAAGCAGATGGCCCTGGAGCTGTTCAAGCCGTTTATCTATTATCGCCTGGAGCAGAAAGGCTATGTATCCACCGTCAAGAGCGCCAAGAAGATGGTGGAGCGGGAGGTCCCGGAGGTGTGGGACACCCTGGAAGAGGTGGTCAAGGAGTATCCGGTGATGCTCAACCGGGCCCCTACCCTTCACCGGCTGGGCATTCAGGCCTTTGAGCCGGTACTCATCGAGGGCAAGGCCATTCAGCTGCATCCCCTGGTCTGTACGGCCTTTAACGCGGACTTCGACGGCGACCAGATGGCCGTTCACATTCCACTCTCCGTGGAAGCCCAGATCGAGGCCCGGGTGTTGATGCTGGCCACCAACAATATTCTCTCCCCGGCCAACGGCAGCCCCATCATCGTTCCCACCCAGGACATCGTGCTGGGTACCTATTACATGACCAAGACCATTGAGGGAACCAAGGGAGAGGGCGTCGTGTTTTCCGGCCCCGAAGAGGTGGTGGCGGCCTTTGATTCAGGGACCGTGGGTCTTCATGCCGCCATCTCCGTTCGTATCAACGGTAAGCTTTATGACACCTCGGTGGGCCGTGTCCTGGTGTGGGAGGTGATTCCCCAGCAGATCGTGCCGGTGTTCAAGACCATTCACTTTTCGGCCAAGAAAGAGGCCAACAGTGTACTGGCAGAGATCAAACGGGGGGCGTCCTTTGTGGACATGCAGAAGAAACATGGCGATGAAAGCGGCGTGGACTACGAGCGGGCCATGAAAAAAGAGGACATGATCACGGAGTTCGGTCTTTCCGAGGCGGACGCCGATTACCTGTTCTCCCTGAAGGAAGGTGAATGCAGCGATATCATTGGAATCAGCGATGGCTATCGCCTGTTCAAACTGGCCGGCTACCGGAGCGAGATTCCCTTTGAGATGGTCAACCGGCCCCTGGGCAAAAAGGCCATTCGGGAACTGGTGGACGGGGCCTATCGAAACACCGGCCTGAAATCCACGGTGATTCTGGCCGACCGGCTCAAGGACATCGGTTACAAGTATTCAACCCTGGGCGGGCTTTCCATCTCCATCGACGCCATGGTGGTGCCGGAAAAAAAGTGGGACATTATCAAGGCCGCTGAAAAGAAGGTCGAGGAGATCGCCAACCAGTACAAGGAGGGCCTGATTACCCAGGGTGAGAAATACAACAAGGTCGTGGATATCTGGTCCAAGGCCACCGACGACATCGCCAACGAGATGATGGAGGCCATGCGGACCGACGCCGGAACGCCTACCGGGCGCTTTAACCCGGTCTTTATGATGGCCGACTCCGGGGCCCGGGGCAGCAAGGACCAGATGCGGCAGCTGGCCGGCATGCGCGGTCTGATGGCCAAACCTTCCGGTGAGATTATCGAAACCCCCATCGTGGCCAACTTCCGGGAAGGCCTCAGCGTGCTTCAGTACTTTATCTCCACCCACGGCGCGCGGAAAGGCCTGGCGGACACGGCCTTAAAGACAGCCAACTCCGGGTACCTTACCCGCCGGCTGGCCGACGTGGCCCAGGACTGCATCATCACCGAGGATGACTGCGGCGCCATGATGGGCGTGGAGGTGGAGGCCCTGGTGGAGGGCGGCGAGATCATCGAACGCCTGGTGGACCGGGTCATCGGCCGCATCGCCCTGGAGGATATCCGCGACCCCTTTACCGACGAAGTGATTGTCAGGGGCGGTGAGGAGATCTCCGAGCGGCATCTTTCCGTTATTGAAAATTCGGGCCTCACCAAGATCTGGATCCGTTCGGTGCTGACATGTAAGAGTGAAACCGGCATCTGCGCCAAGTGCTATGGCCGGGATTTTGCCCACGGCAAGCTGGTGGAACACGGCCAGGCCGTCGGCATTCTGGCGGCCCAGTCCATCGGCGAGCCCGGCACCCAGCTCACCATGAGAACCTTCCACATCGGCGGTACCGCCAGCCGGAAGGTGGAGCGGGCTGAAATTCGGGCCCGGGTGGACGGCTTTGTCCGGCTGGGGGATTTAAAGCTGGTGGAAAACGCCGAGAAGAAGCTGGTGGTCATGAACCGCCGGGGTGGTGAATTCACCATCGTCAACAAGGCGGGCCGGGAAGTGGAAAAGTGCCCGGTCATTTACGGCGCTACCATAGTTGTGAAGGACGGCCAGGATATCCAGGCCGGTGACGTGCTGGCCGCCTGGGACCCCTTTACCACGCCAATCGTGGCGGAAGTGGCCGGCACGGTGAAGTTCGGCGACATCGTTAAGGGCAAGACCATGCAGGAGATGGTGGACCCGGTGACCGGCAAGTCGAGCCAGACCATTATTGATGAGAGCCGGACCCATGACGTGCGGCCCCGTATCTCCATCAAGGACGACGAGAACAAGACCGCCACGCTGCCTGACGGAAAGAGTAAGGCCCGGTATCCCCTGCCCGTGGGCGCGGTC includes these proteins:
- the rplJ gene encoding 50S ribosomal protein L10, producing MLNLTQKQALVEELRGSFQKAAILILTDYKGLTVEQVNDLRRKLKEVGVEYRVVKNTLLRRAVQETDMAAAQDHFTGPTAVALGYDDPVAVAKVLCEFAKTNDKLAVKAGVMAGKLMDRDRITALSKLPSREELLAKLLGTMNAVPTSFVRVLNGIPAKLVYALAAIKEQKEAA
- the rplL gene encoding 50S ribosomal protein L7/L12, producing MADITKQDVIDFIANMTVLELSELITELEEKFGVSAAAPVAMMAGGMPAGGDAGAAEEKTEFDVVLLTSGDKKIQVIKEVRAITGLGLKEAKALVEEAPKPVKEGVPKDEAEKLKAQLEGAGAQVEIK
- the rpoB gene encoding DNA-directed RNA polymerase subunit beta, with translation MSGESMLNRRIRKQFGKLDKIVEIPDLIGMQKESYGRFLQQGVPPEKREKIGLQAIFQSVFPIKDFTKSASLEFVSYSFGGVKHSVAECIQRGMTYEIPVRIRVRLVVYDMDETSGTSSIRDIKEQEIYFGAIPLMTDNGTFIINGTERVVVSQLHRSSGIFFDHDQGKTHSSGKVVYSSRIIPVRGSWIDIEIDPKDIVHMRIDRRRKFPGTILFKALGYTVKDILDYFYTKERVFVRKKKVFKAFSEDSLRGQRATVRIKHPETGDLIVDKGRIFNKTVLKNMKSAGIDMVPIRPEDVVGAVLAAPLADSSTGEMLADAGDFISEEVFERIGELGIEELQILFIDGAGSTDSIVKTLLLDKVNTKEEALIDIYRRIRPGNPATPEVAQDFIDHLFFKPDYYDLSAVGRLKLNHRLGANAPVSLRTLRREDLLLAVKTLIHLKNTQGPVDDIDHLGNRRVRAVGELLENQYRIGLVRMERAIKERMSLQEVDALMPHDLINPKPVSAVVREFFGTSQLSQFMDQTNPLSETTHKRRLSALGPGGLTRERAGFEVRDVHPSHYGRICPIETPEGPNIGLIVSLSTYARVNGYGFIETPYRVVKDTKVSKEIKMLPAFEEGEHPIAQANAPIGKDGRYVNPVVIARVAGEFSMIKASDVELMDVSPNQLVSVSASLIPFLENDDANRALMGSNMQRQSVPLARTSAPLVGTGVEKVVARDSGVAVVARRPGEVVYVDSGRIVVRHDTDDKDPEAKPVTVYNLSKFIRSNQNTCFNHRPIVKKGQRVAPGDVLADGPATEKGELALGKNVTVAFMPWGGYNFEDSILVGETLVRDGVFTSIHIEEFEVVARDTKLGKEEITCDIPNVGEESLVDLDESGIVRLGAEVKPGDVLVGKITPKGETQLSPEEKLLRAIFGEKGGNVKDTSLRVPPGVSGTVIDAKVFTRRGVEKDTRTRMIEEEEIRVLEKNRDDEIAVIEEVTRERLKALLTGQKCDTPVKKGKKTILAKGDKITAALFDEVPTSQFEKLAVTSDSVTEQAHRVFEWYRTQVDACREEFEARISRYGAGEELPPGVIKMVKVYVAMKRVLSTGDKMAGRHGNKGVVSRILPQEDLPYFEDGTTVDMVLNPLGVPSRMNVGQILEIHLGRAARVLGDQISTMLEEKKYKDLKKKLSAVFNKEIPAAEIEAMSSARLCEFASEYKDGVHMETPVFDGAKEAEIKALLKEGGADETGQAILYDGRTGQPFDERITVGTMYMLKLHHLVDDKLHARSIGPYSLVTQQPLGGKAQFGGQRLGEMEVWAMEAYGAAYALQEFLTVKSDDIAGRTRMYEKIVKGQNVLDPGIPESFKVLTKEMKALGLDVTLIEQQDKE
- the rpoC gene encoding DNA-directed RNA polymerase subunit beta', with protein sequence METVYDFFAKPINPRRFSGVKIALASSEQILQWSFGEITKPETINYRTFRPERDGLFCAKIFGPTKDFECNCGKYKRMKHRGVTCEKCGVEVIQSKVRRERMAHIKLASPVSHIWFLKSLPSKIGNVLDLTLKELERVLYFDSYIVIDPKNTDLSPMQLLSEEAYQEARAKYGSDFEAAIGAEAIKALLDKVDLEVLSTQLREDLKATSVEAKRKKLAKRLRIVDAFAKSGVSPSWMIIEVVPVLPPDLRPLVPLEGGRFATSDLNDLYRRVINRNNRLKRLMELKAPDIIIRNEKRMLQEAVDVLFDNGRHGRAVTGSNKRPLKSLTDTLKGKQGRFRQNLLGKRVDYSGRTVITIGPNLRLHQCGLPKQMALELFKPFIYYRLEQKGYVSTVKSAKKMVEREVPEVWDTLEEVVKEYPVMLNRAPTLHRLGIQAFEPVLIEGKAIQLHPLVCTAFNADFDGDQMAVHIPLSVEAQIEARVLMLATNNILSPANGSPIIVPTQDIVLGTYYMTKTIEGTKGEGVVFSGPEEVVAAFDSGTVGLHAAISVRINGKLYDTSVGRVLVWEVIPQQIVPVFKTIHFSAKKEANSVLAEIKRGASFVDMQKKHGDESGVDYERAMKKEDMITEFGLSEADADYLFSLKEGECSDIIGISDGYRLFKLAGYRSEIPFEMVNRPLGKKAIRELVDGAYRNTGLKSTVILADRLKDIGYKYSTLGGLSISIDAMVVPEKKWDIIKAAEKKVEEIANQYKEGLITQGEKYNKVVDIWSKATDDIANEMMEAMRTDAGTPTGRFNPVFMMADSGARGSKDQMRQLAGMRGLMAKPSGEIIETPIVANFREGLSVLQYFISTHGARKGLADTALKTANSGYLTRRLADVAQDCIITEDDCGAMMGVEVEALVEGGEIIERLVDRVIGRIALEDIRDPFTDEVIVRGGEEISERHLSVIENSGLTKIWIRSVLTCKSETGICAKCYGRDFAHGKLVEHGQAVGILAAQSIGEPGTQLTMRTFHIGGTASRKVERAEIRARVDGFVRLGDLKLVENAEKKLVVMNRRGGEFTIVNKAGREVEKCPVIYGATIVVKDGQDIQAGDVLAAWDPFTTPIVAEVAGTVKFGDIVKGKTMQEMVDPVTGKSSQTIIDESRTHDVRPRISIKDDENKTATLPDGKSKARYPLPVGAVLLVEENDTIRAGDVIAKLPRATTKTKDITGGLPRVAELFEVRKPKEAAILSEINGYISIAKATTKKGKQKVTVAPVDGGEPREYLIPRGKHINVYDGDYIRAGEEIVAGSANPQDVMNIRGDVALARYLVDEVQEVYRLQGVTINDKHIEVIVRQMMRRVKIKEIGDTEFIDDEQVDRQRFEDTNREVIANGGKPAVGEPLILGITKASLATESFISAASFQETTKVLTDASIAGKTDYLRGLKENVIMGRLIPAGTGFVEYRKAAEK